ATATATCAGAAGTTGCCGTTGAGGCGGTTTTCTCCGTCGGGACGGAAGAGATCTGCTGATACTGGGCATACTTACGAAGCGCAATTCGGTAATTATTGGTACTGGTGAGCGGCAGCCACGCCTCAAGATGCTCGTCGAGATTATCCTGACGGGCAAGGGAGAGCGGCACCTGGCGTTGGGTGAGATGCGCGCCGAGACGGCGCAGGCGCACCACATATTCGCGGATCGTGCCGTGGCTCATATCGGTCTGCTCGAAGAGATATTGCTTAAAGCCGATGATATCGAAATAGTTGCTCTGCTCTTTGCAGTGCAGATCGCCGCAGAAGCGACAGAGCGCCACCCAGTCCTGCTTTTCCTGCTCCCAGGTGGTCTCGTCAAGTAGCGTATCAAGCGCAGCGATAGCGACCTTGTTCACAATCTCGCCGCGATGGACCAGCGTAATGCGGTCCAGCAGCTTGTGACAATGGGCACAATGCGTCTGTGAGTGCTTAAAATCTTTAAGGTAGCGGCTCAGGGGCCGCCTTTTAGGTTGCTGCGCCGTCATGATAACTCCTGGTTGTCGTTACTGTATGCGGCATTACCAGGATGATGACGAATCAACAACCTATAGCTTACCCAGCTTGGTTCGCAGACGTTTGATGGCCTGGCTATGCAACTGGCTAACCCTTGACTCGCCCACTTCCAGTACCGCGCCAATCTCTTTGAGATTGAGCTCTTCCTGGTAGTACAGCGTCAGCACCATCTGCTCGCGCTCAGGCAGCGATTCAATCGCTTCCATGACACGCTCGCGCAAATTGCCTTCCAGCAGCTGATGCAGCGGGTTTTCGTTCTGGTTATCTTCCGTCACCAGTTCGATACTATCGCCATGCTCTTCACGCCATTCGTCATAAGAGAACAGTTGACTATTGTTCGTGTCGAGCAACATCTGACGATATTCTTCAAGCGGGATACTCAGTCGCTCTGCGACCTCCAGTTCCGTCGCGTTACGTCCCAGTTCCTGCTCCAGTTGGCCTATTGCCTGCGCCACCTCGCGCGCGTTGCGTCGGACACTGCGCGGCACCCAGTCACGGCTGCGTAGCTCGTCCAGCATCGCGCCACGTATACGCTGCACTGCGTAAGTGGTAAATGCCGTTCCTTGCAGGGCGTCGTAGCGTTCTACAGCATTCAGCAAGCCGATGCCGCCCGCCTGTAACAAATCGTCCAGTTCGACGCTCGCCGGCAAACGCACCTGCAGGCGCAACGCTTCGTGACGCACCAGCGGGACATAACGCTGCCAGAGCGAGTGTTTATCCATTACACCATCAGCGGTATAGAGAGAATTCACGATAAACAGCCCTGCGTTAGTTGAGTTATCGGCGTGATTATCTAATTCTACAGCGCTTTTTAATCGGGAGAATAATGGTCTAAATAAGGGGTTATTTTCAGGTTATGCGCTAAATCACTGAAAATAAGCTGATTAATAAGAAATTAAAGTTAAACGCCGGGTCAGCATTTCGGCCAGCGGATAGCCGTCCCAGAGCAAAGAAAACTGCATACTCTGCCCAATCGGCACCACGCGATCGACGCCGCGCGGTTTGGCGATCGCCAGAAAGCGTTGAAATTCCTCAGGATCTACCCCGTACGTGACGATCGTCTGGCACTTCTCCCCGCACAGCGGCGCGATGTCCAGCAGATCCTGCGCGACATATTCAATAAACAACCCGCTCTGGTGATGATCCGCCAGCAACGCGCCATCCGGCGCGTCAGTTTGCGCCAGGAAGAGACGATTATCCGGCTGCGCGATGCGCCTGAGCGTCGGGTCGTTCACCGTCTGCGCGCAGAACCACGCCAGATTGCTTACCGCCGTCGCAGGCAGCGGCGCGTAGCGCTCGCCGCACCAGTCGCGAAACGCGGGCCAGAACTGCGCGCGCGCTTCATCGGCGCGCTCGCCGGTCCAGACCACCATTTTCGCGGCCGTACACGCCTGCTGGCTCGTCAACAGCGTATCGTTATAAAACGCCTCCAGCAGGCGGGCTTTATCCGGCGCGGCAAGCCACGCGTCGGCGTCGATCACCGCAAAGGAGTAACGATCCGCAAAGGCGATATCCACCGCGCGCGGACGCAGCGCCGAGCGCCGCACCTCGCTGATGGTGCGATCGCCGCCCCAGATAAGCCGCGCGTCGCACAGCGCAGAGAAATAATCGGTCAGCGCTGCGTCGTGCGGGTACTGCACAAGGTAAAGGCTGTCGGCCATCGCGGGCACATGGGCCAGCGCCCCTTTCAGCGCGTCGCAAATCAGCGCGGTCTGGGGAAACGGTTTTGAAGAGAGCCGGACAATATTGGCGTTGCCGGTAAGCAGCCCCGCCGCCAGCGAAAACGCGAAATTCACCGCCACGTTGGACGGGGCGATATGAAACGCCACGCCGCGGCCCTGGGTGATGCCCTGCGGCATAAATTCCTGGCGCAGCTTTTCCAGCGACGCCGGACGACACCAGAACGCCAGGCTCACCACATCGCTGTAGGCGCGCGCGCGCGGGTCGGCCAGCAGCCGGCGGGAGAACTCGCTTAAGAACGTGAGCGTCTCGTCATCGAACGGCGCGCGCGGGCGAAACGCTTCCAGCGCGGCAAGTTGCGCGGCGTCGCCCAGCAGAAAAGTCAGGTTGTCAAAACTGGGCTGCATAAGTGTCGCTACATCCTCTGATTTCGGCCTGTTGCAGGCGTCCGTTAATGCGGAAATATTTACCGTGCCGCCCGCAGGGGCAGTCATCCTCGCCAAGCAAAACGCCCTCATCTTCCGTGAGCAGCGAATGCCCGGGATAGGATTCCGGGATCAGCGACAGCACCTGCACGATCCCCGCGCGCCCCGGCGGACAGACCGAGAAATCGTGCGGATCGCGGATAATCACATCGGAAAAAATACTGGCGTGCAGGTGGCCCTGTTCGCACTGCATGTAAATGCAGCCGGTCTGCTCCACCATGCCGTAATAGTCATAAATGCGCGTCAGCCCGCACACGTCATGCAGCCGGCGGGCGAACTCCTGCGGCGACACCGCTTCGCTGGCGAGCTTTTTCCAGCCGCCGCCGTGGATCAAAATCCCCTGGCTGAGATCGAGCCGCTGGCCGCGTTGCGAAAGCGCCCGCCAGAAATGCTGCCAGATCATAAAAGTGAAACCGAACAGCAGCACCGGTTTGCCCGCGTGTTTTGTGAGAAACGCCGTAATGCCGTCGATATCAAGATTCATCTCGTCATCGAGCGCGAACGCGCGATCGGCGCCGAAGATCGAAAACCCCAGAATGCCCGCGCCGCGCGCGGAAAACATAGTGCGATCCTTCAGTACCGACGGCGCATCGATAATCAGCATCGGTAGACGTCCCGCGCCGGTAAAGGCGCTGACGATCTTCACAAGCGTTTTTTGCTGATTGGCCGCCGTTTGCTTATCAAGATAAATGCGCGATACCGCCTGGCCCGTGGTGCCGGAAGAGGTCATTACCTTCACGGCCTCGTCGGGCGGGATGCTCGCAAGCGTCAGGGTTTTAAACAGCGACACCGGCAGAAACGGCACGTCCTCCGGCGCGTTCAGCGCGGCGACATCCACGCCGAGGCCGTCAAGCATGGCGCGGTACGGCGCGCAGTTCGCGCGGTGATGTTCCGTCAGCCATTGCAGGCGCTGCGTCATCAGCGCGCGCTTTTCATCACGCGCCAGCGAATAAGGGGGTTGCTGTAACCACTGCGCGTAATCAAGCACTGAGCGCCTCCAGTTGTGCGTAAAGCGTTTTTCCGGCCGCGTTTTTGGGAATCGCTTCCAGGATCACCACGCGAAACGCGCTGTGGTGCAACTGGCAGGTCTGCGCCAGCCAGCTTTTTACCGTTTCGGCCTGGGTTTGATCGGTGAGAAACAGCGTAATGCGGTCATCGACACCGCCTGTCGCGCACTCCAGCCCTACAAAGTGGTTTTTCACCAGCTGTTCCAGCTCATCGAGCCCGACGCGGTTGCCGAACACTTTCAGGAACCGTTTTTTGCGCCCCACGATGGTATACACGCCGTTGTCGTCGCGACGGGCCAGATCGCCTGTCGCGAGCCGCCCTTTGAAATCATCGCCGCGCGCCAGACACGCACGTTCCTGCGCGTAACCATGACAGACGTTCGCGCCGTAATAGATAAGCTCGCCAGCCACACCCGTCGCGGTAATTTCCGCGCCGTTTTCATCTTCAAGCGTAAAGCGCCCGCCCGGAATGGCCACCCCCATCGCGCCCGGCATTGTTGCCGCGTGCTCCGCAGGCAAATAGCCCATCCGCGAGGTGGCTTCCGACGCGCCATACATCACTACGAAACGCTTGCCCTGCTCCTGCGCCCAGGCGGCGAACGCCTCATGCAGCGCCGCGGAGAGCTTGCCGCCCGCCTGCGTTAAGGTGCGCAGCGACGGCAGCGTCATGCGCATAAAGCGCAGCTTATTGAGGATTTCGAAGGTATAAGGCACGCCCGCGAGCGACGTGGCCTGCTGGCTTTTCACAAACGCCCAGAACCCCGGCTGCACCGGGCCGCTGCGGGTCATCAGCAGCGTCGCCCCTTGCGCCAGGTGGGAATGAATCACCGATAAACCATACACATAGTTCATCGGCAGATAGACCAGCGGACGCTCGTTCGCGTCAATCGCCAGATAGTCGCAGATGCTCGCGCAGTTGCTGAGGAGATTCTCATAACTCTGGCGCACCAGCTTCGGGCTGCCGGTCGAGCCGGAGGTGGTGATGAGCAGCGCCAGCGCGTCGTCCATCGCCGGCGCCGGCTCATGGGTCGCGATAAGCTGATAACCGTCGTGGCGCAGCAGCACCTCGCCCGGCCACGCGCGGCCTTCCGGCAGCCAGAGAAAACCAGGCCGCCAGCGCGCGAACAGCGCATCAGCCAGCGTCTCATCGAGCTGGCCGTCGAGCATCACCGGCACCGCGCGGGCGTTCAGCGCCGCCAGGTAACCGGTGAGCGACGCCGCGCTGTTTTCGCAAAAGCAGAACATCAGCGAGCGGGCGGGCAGATGCGCGCGCACCTGCGCCACGCGATCGGCCAGCTCGCCATACGAGAGCGTCGCGCCGCCGTCTTCAGTCAGCGCCACGGCATCGCGCGGCGCCTGTGTCAGTTGCCAGAAAGGCGCATCCGTCATAGCACCGCGTCCAGAATCTGTTGTGTGACCTGTGGCGCGGTCAGGCCGCACTGCTCCAGCATCCAGGCGTATTCGCCCGCCGGGCCGTAGCCCTGAGGAATGAAGAAATTTATCTGAACATTTTTAGCCGCACAGCAGTTCATCGCATACCACCATCAACCCGTATCGTTTGGCCCGTTACATACGATGAAAGATCCGATACCAGCCAGACGGCGGCGGCGGCTATCTCCTGCGGCGCGCCGAGGCGGCGCAGATCGGTGCCATTACGTGTCTCTTCGATAACGTAATCCGGCATGGCTGAAAGCATGTCCGTTTCGGTCATGCCCGGCGCGATGCAGTTGGCGCGAATCCCCTGCTCGCCCAGCTCCGTGGCGATGGTGCGGGTCAGCGCCACAACGGCCGCTTTGGCCGCGCCATAGGCCGCTTTACCTGAATTACCATCCTCGGCAGCGGTCGAAGCGATATTCACAATGCTGCCAAAACGCTGGCGCGTCATCAGCTTTGACACCATCTGAGTCAGGCTGAACAGCGAGAAAAAATTCACCTCAAACTGTTCTCGCAGCGTCTGCATGGTGGTCATCTGGAACAGCGCGTTCCAGATAACACCTGCGTTGTTAACCAGCGCGTGCAGCGGACGCTTGTCGCTCATCAGCCGTTTTACCGCGCCTTTCATCGCGTCGTTATCGGTCAGATCAAAGCACAGCGGCCAGATCTCGACCTGGTAACGTTCGGCAAGCGCCGCCATGTCGGCCAGAAATTCCGGCGTTTCGCTGCGCGCATGGGCGTAAATGCACGCGCCTTCGGCGGCGAAAGCCTCCACCATCGCGCGCCCGATACCGCGCGCGCAACCGGTGATAATGACGTTTTTCTCTTTTAACAACATGGGCTTCCCCTTTTAATAACCGATCCCGCCGTCGACGCGCAGCACCTGGCCCGTCACGTAACTCGCCGCGTCAGAGCCGAGCCATACCAGCGTGTCGGCCACTTCATCCGCCCGCCCGGTACGGCGCAGGGCGCTTTGCGCGAGCTTGCTGTCCACCACGTCGCTTGCGAGGTTTTCGGTCATCGCCGTGGCGATAACGCCCGGCGCCACCGCGTTCACGCGAATGCCCTGCGGCCCCAGCTCAATGGAGAGCGTTTTGGTCGCCGCCACCATCGCGGCTTTCGAGGCCGCGTAGGCGAGCTGCCCGCTGTTGCCGTCGAGGCCGGAAATGCTCGCGATATTAATGATGCTGCCGCGTTTATTGCGCAGCATCAGGCGCGTCAGGTACTGGGTGAACACCATCTGTGAAAAGAAGTTGATGGCGAAGGTCTTGTGCAACTGCTCCATGGTGACCATCGGGAACAGCGCGTCGAGCGTTACGCCCGCAACGTTCACCAGGATATCCACCGGCACTTTCGCTTTCTGAATCGCCATCGCGGCCTGCTTGATGGACGCGTCGTCCAGCAGATCAAAGCAAATGGGCGTGATGGTCACGCCATATTGCGAAGAAAGTTCAGCGATTTGCGCGCTGAACGCCGCGTCTTCCTGCTGAACGCAGGCGAAGATATTCGCCCCGTGGCGCGCGTAGGCGACCATCGTGGCGTTGCCGATCCCCTGTAAACAACCGGTGATCACCGCGTTTTTTCCTGCGAGCAGCATGCTGACCTCCGTCATATCAGGCGATTTCAACGTCGTATTTTTGCAGGATCTCTTTACCTTTCTGCCAGGAAGTAAAGTCAATGATGTCTTCAGTATCCATCATGATGTCGAAGGTTTCTTCCAGTGCGGCGATCATGGTCATGTGGCCAACGGAATCCCAGGACGGGGTGTCCTGATATTGGTAATCCGCGAGCGCCTCTTCCGGCACTTCAAAGGTTTCCATAAAAATGGTGTTGTACTTCGCTAAGTTAGTCATGGTCATACTCCAGATAAAAAATGTTCTGTCGCGGCGCTTATTTAAACACCTTGCCTTCGGTATTCTGGCGCATCGCCCTGGCCGGGTTGCCCAGTACGATCGTGGCGTCCGCCACGTCGCTGAAGACTGCCGATCCCATGCCGACGATAGCGTCATCGCCGATGCGGGTCTGTTCTTTTACGCAACTGTTCATGCCGATAAACACGCGCTCGCCCACCACGCAGTGGCCCGCCAGCGCTACCATTCCTGATACCACGCTATTTTCCCCTATAACGCAGTCGTGACCGACGCAGGCGCGCGGCAGGATCAGTGCGTTTTTGCCAATCGTCACGCCGCAGGAAATAAAAACGCCATTGCAGAGGATCGCGCCGGGGCGGATCTCGCTTTGCGACGGAACATCGACATTCGGGTGAATAAGCGTGGCGAGCGGCGCGACGCCTGAGAGCTTCTGCGCCAGGCGCTGACGCAGCGCGGGTTCGCCGATAGCGATAGCCACTTCGCACTCCGCCGGGCGCGCGTCGAAACGCACCACCGCCGCGCCGTAGACCTCCTGCGCGTCGGTCACGTCGTCAATAAAGAAAATCTCGCGCCAGCGCGACGTGCACTGGTTAATGGCGCGCGCCAGCATCAGCACCTCGCGCCCTAACCCGCCTGCGCCGTAAATACCAAGCTTCATGCCACTTTCTCCGCAAGCCCCAGCGCGGCCTGCGCGCGGATGGCGTCCACCACGCGGCGCTGATCGTCTTCGGTCAGATCCGGGAAGATAGGCAGACACAGGATGCGCTCGGCGATACCCGTCGCTATCGGCAGGTGTTGCGGCTGCGCCGACGGCAGATGGCGATACATCGAGAACGCGCTGATCAGCGGGTAGAAATAGCGGCGCGAGTAAATATTTTCAGCTTTCAGTGCTTCATAGAGCGCGTCGCGGCTTACCGGGAACGCCTCGTTCACGCGGATCGGGAAGTAAGAATGGTTCCACTCCACATCATCAGGCGCGCTGAAGGTTTCGATGCCAGGGATATCAGCCAGCCACTCGCAGTAGCGGTCATGAATTGCGGCGCGGTTCGCCAGCGCTTTATCGATATGCCCAAGCTGCACCAGACCAAACGCCGCCTGCACTTCGTTCATTTTGGCGTTGATGCCCGGCGCCACAACCGTAGTTTCCCCGGCGAAGCCGAAGTTTTTCAGGTAGTCGATGCGCTGTTTCATGCGCGCGTCCGGGCAGATGATCGCCCCGCCCTCAAACGTGTTGAAAACTTTGGTGGCGTGGAAGCTCAGGATCGACAGATCCCCGCAGTTCAGGATGCTCTGGTGGTTTTTCTTCACGCCGAACGCATGCGCGGCGTCATAAATTACCTTCAGGCCCCAGGCGTCGGCGATGGACTGAATTTTGTCGACATCGCACGGCAGGCCGTAGCAGTGGACCGGCAGGATAGCCGAGGTCGCTGGCGTTATCAGCTGTTCGATTTTGTTCGGGTCGATGTTGCAGGTGACCGGATCGATATCGGCGAAAACCGGCGTCAGGCCGTTCCACAGCAGCGAATGCGAGGTGGCGACGAACGAATACGGGGTGGTGATCACTTCACCCGTAATGCGCAGCGCCTGAAGCGCGGTCAGTAATGCCAGCGTGCCGTTGGAAAACAGGCAGAGGTGTTCCACGCCGAGATACTCCGCGAGCCGGGTCTCCAGCTCCTGATGAAACGGGCCGCCGTTGGTCAGGTATTTGTTTTCCCAGATCTGCTCAAGATACGGGATAAACTCCTCCAGCGGCGGAAGCAGCGGGCTGGTGACAAAAAGATTTTGCATAGTACACCTCGGTGTTTTACACCAAACGTTTCCGGCCCCGGCCGGTATGGGTGATGCCGTCGCGACGCGTTATTCCTCAACGAAGAACGAACGCGGCGCCTCTCCGGTACAGTAAATTTTCCACGCTTCGCGCAGCCCTTTTTCAAAGGTGTCAGCCACCCGGAACCCGTCGGCGTTATCGGTCGGGATGCGGCTGCGCATAGAGAGGCGAATCGCGTTCAGTTCCTCAAAGCGGCCCTGCCAGGAGAGCGCTTTTTCGATGTAGTCCGCTTTGTCATTCGCCACGAATTCCGGCAATCCATAGCCGTTCATTGTTTCAACTCCCTGACGCCCCGCCATAGTTTCGCCGCAGAGCGTGAGCGTAGGAACGCCCATCCACGCGCCGTGGTTGGTGGTGGTGCCGCCGGTATACGGGAAGGCGTCGAGCAAAATATCGATGTGATGGTGGTATTCGAGATACTCGATAAGCCCGGTGCGCGTTCTGAAAATGAGCTGTTCCGGGCGCGCGCCGAAATGCGTCAGGCGGCGCGTCATCATGGCTATCATCTCGTCATCGGCCATAAAGCCCATCAGCAGCTTCGCACTGGGTTCGCGCACCAGAATTTGCGCCCAGAGTTCGAGCACCTCATCGTTGACCTTTTTCGGACGGTTAAAGCTCGCGAAGGTCAGATGACCGTTACGCAGCGCCGGCAGCGGATTCACATCCGGGCTTTGCGGATGTGGCCCAAAAATTTTGCGCATCGGCACCCAGATGATCTGCTCGGTAAACTGCTCAGCGAGCCCTGGCGGGCTTGCGAGCGTAGACGACAGCAGACGGTAATCCATTGCCGGCACGCCGGTGGTGCCGGGGTAGCCAATCCAGGTCATTTGCAGCGGCGCCGGACGCAGCGCGAACATCGGCAGTCGCGTCCAGGTGGTATGGCCGGAGAGATCGATAAGAATATCCACGCCATCGTCGTTGATCTGGCGCGCCAGTTCGCGATCGCTTAACTGATACACGTCACGCCACAGCACGGCGCCCGCGCGCAGGTGAGCGGTGACCTCGTCATGCATCGGCGCGGCGTTATAGCCCACCAGCTCAAACTGCGTGCGGTCAAACGACGCCCAGAACGGCAGCAGAAAGTTGCTGACCGGGTGCGTGCGCAGATCGCCTGAAACAAACCCCACGCGCAGTTTGCGGTTCGGATCTTTCATATTATTAAGCGGCAGATCGAGCGCGCAGCGTATGGCGTGGGCGGTAACGCGTTCGCCATATTCGCGGTGCTTCGCCAGAAGTTCCTGCGCGCTGACGCGATTGTCATGGGTCAATACGAACAGCAGACTGGTAAAGCAGTCAAAATCCTGCGGCGCTATCTCAAGGGATTTCTCCAGGAAGTAACGCGCTTCGTCGAGCTTCTGGTTATCGCTCAGCACCACGCCCATCATCGCCAGATAGCGCGGGTTGCGCGGCTGGAAGCGAAACGCCTCGCGGGCGCATTTTTCCGCGAGCGTCATATCGCCGCGCGCGTGATAAAGCGTACCGAGCGAGTTCCAGAATCCGGCGTTTTTCTCATCGAGACGCAGCAGACCTTGCACCACTTTTTTAGCGTTGAAATGGTCGAGCGTTTTTTGCAGCGCGGTCGCCAAATCGTAGTAGATATCAAGGCTTGAGAAGTAATGGCCCATCAGGCGGCAAAGCGCCTCCAGCGCCTCGTCCCACGCGCCGGTCAGCACGCAGGTGCGTGAGTAGCAGCGCAGGACATGCATATTCTGCGGGTCCTGCGCCAGCAGCTCGCGGGTATACTCGCGCGCTTCTTTCGCCATCCCTTTGCCAATCAGCCGGTTCGCCTCTTCATAGACGGCATCCATCTCGACGCTGTCGGTCTGGCTGTCGGCGTCCATATTGGTTTCGCTTTGCAGCAGGCCGCCGCGCCGCTCGCTGACGCTTAACAGCAGCAGCGTATTCAGGCACTGTTTCAGCCACGCTACCTTGCCGGTGCGCAAAAACGGCTGAATGGCGTTTTTCCAGGCCAGCGGCGAGCCGTTCAGCAGGCCGCGAATGCGCAGCGCGGTAAAACTCGCCCACGCCTCGTCATCGGTCTCGCACATGCCGTCGCGCAGCCAGCGCCAGTGCGCGGGCGCGACGGTGACCGCCTCGCCCCACAGGTTCAACACGCGCGTTTCTTCGTCGGTCTCAGGCAGCGGCGCAACCGGCGTCAGAATGTCGTTTTCCGCCAGGTTATACGGCCCCGGTATCGCACTCCAGTGCAGCCCGTCGAGGTTATTGAGAAACAGATCGCGCAGCGATTCCAGCACCAGTTTGCGGGTGTCGTCGGCCGGACGTTCCGGCAGACGGCAGTTAAAGATCAGCTGGTCAACGCTCAGGCTCATCGGCCAGGCGCCCGCCAGCAGGTCGAGAATTTGCAGCGTCACCGGGTTTTCAGTACGCACCGGCACGCCGGACTGTGAAATATGGCCGCTGACCGCTTTCCCGTTAATAGTGAAAACACGGGTGAAGTTGCCCGCCCAGTGCAGCGACTCAAGGATTGCCAAATCCGGGACGAACGAGGGCTCTGCCGCGCCTGTGGCGCACAGCAGGGTGAAACGCTCGCGGCGGTTGACCGCGAAATCGAGATACTGGCGCGCGCTGTGGCGATCGCTCTGCCCGGCGATCATGGCGTGGAGCTGCTGGTGGCGCTCGCCATATGACGCGGCAAGCTCGGTCTGCGGGAGCGCATCGCCGATGCAGGCCAGATCCAGCGCCTGCATCTCGCGGACGAAATCGGTGTAATTGCGGGCTGGCGCGTCGCTGACAGGATAACGCTGCATCAGCGATGCATCGTCCAGCGCTTCGGCTTCCAGCACCTGGGTTTTCAGCGCGCCGTCCGGCAGCGTCATCGCCAGATACCCGAGCATGGCGCGCGCCGAAGCGAGCTGTTCGTGCTGGCTTGCGGCGCGCTGGCCGTGAAACGCGAGCGCGTCGCGAAGCGTGGCGTCATCGCGGTTATCCGCAAGCGCCATGTGATACGCAATGATCCCCTGGGCGGAGAGATGCTGACGACACCAGCGCAGCAGCGCGTCGCGCGTGTCTGCGTCGGTGCGCGAAAAAAGGCCGTGAATGATGATGTAGTCAAACTCGCCCGGCGACACCGCCAGCAGATCGCCAAGACCTGCGGCGAAGAGCTCGATATTGTTAAGGCCGCTTGCCTGGATCTGTTGCTGCCCCTCGCCGATACGCGCTTCATCAAGGTCGATCCCAAGCGCGATGCTGTTCGGCCAGGCGCGGGCGTGCGCGATGAGCGCCTCGCCTGCCCCACAGCCAATCTCCAGCACCCGCGCGAAAGCAGGCGTCGTCGCCGCTACGTGGTTAAGCGCGGCGCTGGCGTGCAGGGCGACAGGGCTAATGCGGTGTTCCGGGTAGAGCGTCTTCACATCATTCATCCGTTTTATAAAGTCCAGAGCTTACGCGGCGAGGTATTTCGCCATCAGGCTGGTTTTGTAATCGTTATAGGTGCCCGCCCCCTCTTTGGAAGTGGTCACTACCCAGCTGAAGGCCTCCGCCGTGTGGTTAATACTGATAAGACGCGCGGCCTCTTCGCGGCGGATCTGCATCTGCTCCACCGCAGGCAGCGTGTCGAGCGCAAAGGAGAGCGCCACCTGATCGAGGAACCACTCATTGTTTTCCGCCGCCAGATTGCGGTCGATAAAGCGGGCCACGATATCCAGATAGCGGAAATTCGTCTCTGTCGGCCGGGCATAGATAAAGCCGCCCAGCACGCGCTCCCAGAGCGGCGCGCCGTCGCTGCAGGTGAGGATAAGATCGGCGTCGTCAAGACGCGTATGCACATCGGCCCAGGGTTTGCGCACCAGGCAGTCGGCGTCGAGCAGCATCACCGGCGCGTCGAACTGCTCCAGCGCGTAACGCAGGAAGACAAAGCGGCGCGAGGCGAAATGCACGTTAATGCCGCGCACCGGCGCGATAACTTCACTACTGAGAGACAGGTTCAGGCCAGGAAACGCCGCCTGAAGCTCGCGCACGCGGGCTTCGCAGCGCGCGTCACAGTTATAGATGTGCAGATGCACATCCAGCGCCGTACCGTTCGTCTCATAGACCGAGGCCAGCAGCGCCTGGGCGTGGTCGAAGAAATATTTCGGATCGCAGGAGACCAGCACGGTGGTATTACCGGTCGCCGCTTTCGGGATGTGCCAGGTATAAC
This DNA window, taken from Cronobacter universalis NCTC 9529, encodes the following:
- a CDS encoding NeuD/PglB/VioB family sugar acetyltransferase produces the protein MKLGIYGAGGLGREVLMLARAINQCTSRWREIFFIDDVTDAQEVYGAAVVRFDARPAECEVAIAIGEPALRQRLAQKLSGVAPLATLIHPNVDVPSQSEIRPGAILCNGVFISCGVTIGKNALILPRACVGHDCVIGENSVVSGMVALAGHCVVGERVFIGMNSCVKEQTRIGDDAIVGMGSAVFSDVADATIVLGNPARAMRQNTEGKVFK
- a CDS encoding RNA polymerase sigma factor FliA, which gives rise to MNSLYTADGVMDKHSLWQRYVPLVRHEALRLQVRLPASVELDDLLQAGGIGLLNAVERYDALQGTAFTTYAVQRIRGAMLDELRSRDWVPRSVRRNAREVAQAIGQLEQELGRNATELEVAERLSIPLEEYRQMLLDTNNSQLFSYDEWREEHGDSIELVTEDNQNENPLHQLLEGNLRERVMEAIESLPEREQMVLTLYYQEELNLKEIGAVLEVGESRVSQLHSQAIKRLRTKLGKL
- a CDS encoding SDR family NAD(P)-dependent oxidoreductase, producing MLLKEKNVIITGCARGIGRAMVEAFAAEGACIYAHARSETPEFLADMAALAERYQVEIWPLCFDLTDNDAMKGAVKRLMSDKRPLHALVNNAGVIWNALFQMTTMQTLREQFEVNFFSLFSLTQMVSKLMTRQRFGSIVNIASTAAEDGNSGKAAYGAAKAAVVALTRTIATELGEQGIRANCIAPGMTETDMLSAMPDYVIEETRNGTDLRRLGAPQEIAAAAVWLVSDLSSYVTGQTIRVDGGMR
- a CDS encoding LuxE/PaaK family acyltransferase codes for the protein MLDYAQWLQQPPYSLARDEKRALMTQRLQWLTEHHRANCAPYRAMLDGLGVDVAALNAPEDVPFLPVSLFKTLTLASIPPDEAVKVMTSSGTTGQAVSRIYLDKQTAANQQKTLVKIVSAFTGAGRLPMLIIDAPSVLKDRTMFSARGAGILGFSIFGADRAFALDDEMNLDIDGITAFLTKHAGKPVLLFGFTFMIWQHFWRALSQRGQRLDLSQGILIHGGGWKKLASEAVSPQEFARRLHDVCGLTRIYDYYGMVEQTGCIYMQCEQGHLHASIFSDVIIRDPHDFSVCPPGRAGIVQVLSLIPESYPGHSLLTEDEGVLLGEDDCPCGRHGKYFRINGRLQQAEIRGCSDTYAAQF
- a CDS encoding acyl-CoA reductase, which encodes MQPSFDNLTFLLGDAAQLAALEAFRPRAPFDDETLTFLSEFSRRLLADPRARAYSDVVSLAFWCRPASLEKLRQEFMPQGITQGRGVAFHIAPSNVAVNFAFSLAAGLLTGNANIVRLSSKPFPQTALICDALKGALAHVPAMADSLYLVQYPHDAALTDYFSALCDARLIWGGDRTISEVRRSALRPRAVDIAFADRYSFAVIDADAWLAAPDKARLLEAFYNDTLLTSQQACTAAKMVVWTGERADEARAQFWPAFRDWCGERYAPLPATAVSNLAWFCAQTVNDPTLRRIAQPDNRLFLAQTDAPDGALLADHHQSGLFIEYVAQDLLDIAPLCGEKCQTIVTYGVDPEEFQRFLAIAKPRGVDRVVPIGQSMQFSLLWDGYPLAEMLTRRLTLISY
- the fliZ gene encoding flagella biosynthesis regulatory protein FliZ, with translation MTAQQPKRRPLSRYLKDFKHSQTHCAHCHKLLDRITLVHRGEIVNKVAIAALDTLLDETTWEQEKQDWVALCRFCGDLHCKEQSNYFDIIGFKQYLFEQTDMSHGTIREYVVRLRRLGAHLTQRQVPLSLARQDNLDEHLEAWLPLTSTNNYRIALRKYAQYQQISSVPTEKTASTATSDIY
- a CDS encoding AMP-binding protein, with product MTDAPFWQLTQAPRDAVALTEDGGATLSYGELADRVAQVRAHLPARSLMFCFCENSAASLTGYLAALNARAVPVMLDGQLDETLADALFARWRPGFLWLPEGRAWPGEVLLRHDGYQLIATHEPAPAMDDALALLITTSGSTGSPKLVRQSYENLLSNCASICDYLAIDANERPLVYLPMNYVYGLSVIHSHLAQGATLLMTRSGPVQPGFWAFVKSQQATSLAGVPYTFEILNKLRFMRMTLPSLRTLTQAGGKLSAALHEAFAAWAQEQGKRFVVMYGASEATSRMGYLPAEHAATMPGAMGVAIPGGRFTLEDENGAEITATGVAGELIYYGANVCHGYAQERACLARGDDFKGRLATGDLARRDDNGVYTIVGRKKRFLKVFGNRVGLDELEQLVKNHFVGLECATGGVDDRITLFLTDQTQAETVKSWLAQTCQLHHSAFRVVILEAIPKNAAGKTLYAQLEALSA
- a CDS encoding SDR family NAD(P)-dependent oxidoreductase, which encodes MLLAGKNAVITGCLQGIGNATMVAYARHGANIFACVQQEDAAFSAQIAELSSQYGVTITPICFDLLDDASIKQAAMAIQKAKVPVDILVNVAGVTLDALFPMVTMEQLHKTFAINFFSQMVFTQYLTRLMLRNKRGSIINIASISGLDGNSGQLAYAASKAAMVAATKTLSIELGPQGIRVNAVAPGVIATAMTENLASDVVDSKLAQSALRRTGRADEVADTLVWLGSDAASYVTGQVLRVDGGIGY